A stretch of the Lolium perenne isolate Kyuss_39 chromosome 3, Kyuss_2.0, whole genome shotgun sequence genome encodes the following:
- the LOC127342084 gene encoding uncharacterized protein, with amino-acid sequence MGCASSKDVAVVADIAYRPPAASVSLFDVSAVEEPWLIAKKNAAANGDQVEAEHSDEESEEEEDESEEEEVQDAKKPTTGVALPILDKLDGYELAPASWSEVSKALEDIKPTLDSKQTTDPKPVLKKKKKKKKTKKQPAAQPEPTPPQKEQPSSQSPSVAGTGEAVNKAPPPATPYVLGSGDAGTMKKPLPELTGRRVVKENPFLLRDREAKNADGTAAAPKWRRRDPFEGYPERRPPGASGGGVVLYTTTLRGVRRTFEDCERARAAVETCAEAAGLTVDERDVALHGEYLRELRELLLAEAEEQGAGVLPPPRLFVMGRYLGGAEACTELVENGKLAEMLRWARARGEACAAKDGRGCEGCGGARFVPCMECGGSCKVVVGGDGSVSSGVVERCGKCNENGLMMCPICH; translated from the coding sequence ATGGGTTGCGCAAGCTCCAAGGACGTTGCGGTGGTGGCCGACATAGCCTATCGCCCGCCGGCAGCGAGCGTCTCCCTCTTCGACGTCAGCGCCGTCGAGGAGCCGTGGCTCATCGCCAAGAAGAACGCTGCTGCCAACGGCGATCAGGTCGAGGCCGAGCACAGCGATGAAGAATccgaagaggaagaagatgagtcggaggaggaggaagtgCAGGACGCCAAGAAGCCCACCACCGGCGTGGCGCTCCCTATCCTCGACAAGCTCGACGGCTACGAGCTCGCGCCGGCGTCGTGGTCCGAGGTGAGCAAGGCTCTTGAAGACATCAAGCCCACGCTCGACTCCAAGCAAACCACGGACCCCAAGCCTGTCctcaagaagaagaaaaagaagaagaagaccaagaagCAACCGGCTGCTCAACCAGAGCCGACACCGCCGCAGAAGGAGCAGCCGTCGTCACAGTCGCCCTCCGTTGCCGGAACGGGCGAGGCTGTCAATAAGGCCCCGCCGCCGGCGACGCCGTATGTTCTTGGTTCTGGGGATGCTGGCACGATGAAGAAGCCTCTGCCGGAGCTCACGGGGCGGCGCGTTGTGAAAGAGAACCCCTTCCTGCTGCGGGACCGCGAGGCCAAGAACGCGGACGGCACCGCCGCGGCGCCCAAGTGGCGCCGGAGGGACCCGTTTGAAGGGTACCCCGAGCGACGCCCCCCTGGCGCGAGCGGCGGCGGGGTGGTGCTGTACACGACGACGCTCCGCGGCGTGAGGCGCACGTTCGAGGACTGCGAGCGCGCGCGGGCGGCGGTGGAGACGTGCGCGGAGGCGGCAGGCCTGACCGTGGACGAGCGCGACGTGGCGCTCCACGGGGAGTACCTGCGCGAGCTCCGGGAGCTGCTTCTGGCCGAAGCCGAGGAGCAGGGCGCCGGCGTTTTGCCGCCGCCGAGGCTGTTCGTGATGGGCCGGTACCTGGGCGGCGCGGAGGCATGCACGGAGCTGGTGGAGAACGGGAAGCTCGCGGAGATGCTGCGGTGGGCCAGGGCGCGCGGGGAGGCGTGCGCTGCCAAAGATGGGCGCGGCTGCGAGGGCTGCGGCGGCGCGCGGTTCGTGCCGTGCATGGAGTGCGGCGGCAGCTGCAAGGTGGTGGTCGGCGGCGACGGCAGCGTCAGCAGCGGCGTGGTCGAGAGGTGCGGCAAGTGCAATGAGAACGGCCTCATGATGTGCCCCATCTGCCACTGA